ATCACTGATCGCGGATCGTCCGCCTTGCAGCAGTTCCTGAAACTCTTGAAGTGTTCCCGCACCCGGCAACACCACACCTCGCCCGACAATCGCGATCGGTTCTTCGCTTCGCTTCTTCTGCGTAGTGAAAGGACGAGCGGAAGCCTTCTCTTCGATCACAGCGTGTGCATTCAATCCACCGATGCCAAACGCATTGACGGCGGCGACGCGACCACTGGAAGACGTTCGTTGTTGCCACGGTTCAACACGGTCCACGATTCGAACTGGTGAATCGCTCCAGTCGTGACGTTCGGTCGGAATCGCGAAATTGATCGACGGAGGTATCTGGCCACGACGCATCGCCAGCAAACACTTCACCACCCCGACCAAACCGGCTGCTTCCAACAAGTGCCCCAGATTGCTTTTGACGCTTCCAATCGGCAGAGCACCTTGCGTGCTTGGAGTGTTTCGCAACAGCGAAGTCAAACTCTCCAGTTCAGTCGCGTCACCGACCTGCGTGCTGGTCGCGTGACACTCCAAGTAATCTATGTTGAGCGGATCAGAATTCACCGCGCGCCGCATGGCCGTCTGCTGACCTTCGCTTCGCGGAGCCCAAAGGCCTTTCCCCTTTCCATCCGAAGCAACGCCAACACCTCGCAAGGTCGCCAAGACAGGAAGCCCACTGGCTTCCGCGACGCTTCGCCGTGCGACCACCACCGCGACGTAGCCTTCACTGCTGATCAACCCGCTCGCGCGGTTGTCGAATGGATAAGATCCGGTTTCGCTGCACGCACCTGACTGCGAGAACAACGCCAAGTTGTCAACGTTGTTGAACGTTGCACCGCCAACGACCGCCAAATCCAATCGATTCGCATCGATCGCCGAGGCTGCATGCTGGAGCGCCAAAAGCGAAGACGAACAAGCCGCATCGATGACCTCGCGGCGGCCTTCGAACCCCATCAATCGAGCGGCCAACGACGCTGCCGAATAGGCGTTGAACGCTGGTGAATGCCCTGGCTCGTACCGCGGCCGATCGCGACGAATCGCGGAGGAAACGGATGCTTTGATTTGCTCTCGTGAACCGCAATCAATGTGCTGCATCGACGGTACTTGGTCCACCAATTCCATCGCGGTGTCGGCCATCGTCGCCATCGCGAGCGGCCCACCCAGTTCAGTTCCACCACTGTGTCCCACGAAAACGCCAGCACGTACGGGATCGACCGACAACGCACGACTGGACTCGCCATGCATCGCCGAAGACGACGACAAACTACCGACTCCGCTTGCCGTTTTCAGTGCCGCCACCGCGACCTGAGCAAACTGGCGGTGGGTCAAATCAAAGTCGCCGAGCGACTGAATGTCTCGCTCTACCGTGGCATCCAGTGGTGCGGGTGAGACACATCCACCGAGCTGTGTATAGGTTTTACCTGGAACGCCATGCTGCTTCGCAAAATACAGTTCTCTATTCAACCGATCTTCTGGCATCGGTGCAATCACCGAGCGACCTTCGAACAGCATGCTTTCAAATGCTCGCGCACTATCAACGCCGCCCGGCAGACGAACTTCGAAACCGCAAATCACACAGTCATCGGGATCGCCATTTTGCTGGGCTGACACTGGCTGAGTTTTGGTTTGCTGTGTCGATGATGGTTGCTTCGCCACCTTGGGTGCCCTCGCCGGAACCGCCGACCAGTTGCCAATCATCTGCAGCAACTTATCCCTGCCGATCTCGGGCGTATCATCCAAATGGGTTGTCGCGATCACATCGTCAATGTTCGCTCGATCGAACACTGGATCGTCACGAAAATACGGCAAGAACGTTTTCACGAACGGATCCGCCATCTGATCCAACTCTTCACGCTGAGTGGAACCTCCACTAGCAGTTTGCTGATCAAGTTGCCTCGGTCGCTTCAACCGCCCCGGCTTTCGCGTCTCCAGCCATTTCGTCGTGGCGGAATGAAACGCGGCGTCCAGCGATTTGATGGCGGTGCCATCACGGGTCGTCAGATGATACGTCCGGCCGTGCAATCGTGGTGTGCTCATCACCTTGCAAATCGCTCGAGCGATCCAGTCGACGTCGACAATGTTCTTTCGTTCGCTTCCGGAAAAGCCCAAGTCATGGAACCACTGACCATCTTCCGGCAAGCCAAATCTCGACGCCAACATCTGGTACATCGAGAATGCACCATAGATTGTTCGATCGCCTGAGACGGGCGACAGTCCCGTCCGGTCAATCACAATCGATGGACGATAAACGGTCAGGTTCGACCCACCAAACGCTTCTCGAACAATGCCTTCCGCGATCAGCTTGCTTCGTTCGTAGTCGTTTGCAAACGACTGGCCCGTGTCGCCTTCGGATTCCTTCACACGTCCCGAACGCGTGCCGCAAACATAGGCGGTGGAGACATGATGCAACTGCGTGATCCCAACTGCGTTGCAGAACGCCACGACCTCGCGGGTTCCGTCAACGTTGGTTCGATAAGGTTCGTTATCGCCCGCTGGATCGGCGGGCAAGAAACTCAGGCTCGCCGCACTATGCAGCATTCGATCACAGTTGGCCCTCACCCACTGGATCGACTCCTCCGACAATCCCAATCGGCGCTGGTTCAAGTCGCCTTCTAAAACTCTGGGCCGCGGCAGCGACACTTGCCACGCTTGTTCGAATCGCTCCAGGATTTGGTCAATGCGTTGTTCAGCCGTTTGCTTCCCTTTGCCTCGGACCAGGACCGCGCATTCGATTCGCGCCCTCAACAACTCAGCAACCACGTAAGAGCCAAGCATTCCGCTGGCTCCCGTGATCAAGGGCATTCGTCGGTAGGGCGAGTGGGACATGATGTGAACAGGGCTACGTCGAAACGCCCCTCAAGTGGCAGAAGTACAAATGTTTCGTATCGCCCAAGTTTATTCACAGAATCCTCAGTGCAAATGTTGTGACACAAAAAGATGGCGTTGGCGCGATGCTCAAACCGTAAGATCCGAGTCAAAACGATCACGCTGCCTGTGCGGATCATCTCGATTGACCGGACGGCCTCCTGAGCACGCGTGTTCTATCGATAAAGCCCGCCAAAACTTCTTCGCTTCGGTTCAGCTGGTTGCCGCCGCGTCTCATTCGCCTCAACTGTCCACTCCATCGGACCGCGAATTTACCGTGAAAACCGCGTTTCTGATTTGGCGATACCACCTATTCTGACTAGGTTGATTGAGACGCGTGGAGGCGGCCCCACTTGATTTCGATCGATCGATTCGGCATTGCTTGACTCCCGATACCCTCTCTCAGCTAGATTCGCGACCATGCTTTCGACGTCCAATCCGTCCCGGTTGCCATCAACCTCCAGACTGCCCGAGAGCCCGGATTCGCCCGTTCGTTGTTTGATGATCCAGCCCTGTTTCGAGCAAACGAACTATTGGAATTTCGTCGAGAGCGCCAAAGCAATCGGCGCCAAAGCGACCGCACCACCGCTTGGATTGATGACCGTCGCGGCGTTGCTACCTCAGGAATGGGAATTTCGAATTGCCGACCAAAACGTTGGCGAAGTCGACGAGTCCGATTGGCAGTGGGCTGATGTAATCTGCACGGGAGGCATGCTGCCTCAGCAACCCGGTATCTTGCAGTGGGTTGAACGAGCCAATGCGGAAGGCAAGTTCGTTGTCGTCGGTGGTCCGGACCCAACCAGCCAACCACAGATCTATCAAGACGCGGACGTCGTCATCGTCGGCGAAGGCGAATTGACCATTCCGATGTGGTTGGATGCTTGGCGAGACGGCAACCCAAAGGGCCAATTTGAATCGCCACACAAACCCGACGTAACAACCACGCCAACGCCACGTTTCGACCTGGTCGACTTCAACGACTACCTCCACGTCGGAGTGCAATCCTCGCGAGGCTGCCCGTACAACTGCGAGTTTTGCGACATCATCGAACTATTCGGCCGGCGACCACGCGTCAAAACGCCAGATCAATTTCTCGCCGAACTGCAAAAACTCTACGACTTGGGCTATCGAGGTTGGGTCGACTTCACGGACGACAACTTCATCGGCAATCGCAAACTGATCAAACCATTGCTCGTGGCTCTCAAGCAATGGAACGAAGATCACAACTACCCGTTTGTGTTCTCAACCGAAGCCAGCATCAACCTCGCGGACGACAAAGAACTGTTGGAGTTGATGCGTGACGTCCAGTTCCGATATGTCTTCCTCGGAATCGAATCACCCGATGAAGAAACGTTGATTCACACCCAAAAACGAATCAACACGGTCCATCCAATCATCGACCGAGTTCGAACGATCTACGACCACGGCATCTCCGTCGCGGCTGGTTTGATCATCGGATTCGACACGGATAAACCGGGCACGGATGGTCCAATGATCCGCTTCATTCAAGAAAGCGGCATCACTCTCTCGATGGTTGGGCTGTTGTCAGCGCTGCCAAATACCCAACTCACTCGCCGCCTCGCGAAAGAACGCCGGCTCATCGATTCGGAACACAATTGGGTTCAAGATCCGACAGTGAACTACGAACTCCGAAGCGCGGAGTCAAAGGACCAAACGATCAGCGGGATGAACTTCATCACGACGCGGGATCGTGTGGAGATCTATCAAGAGCTTCGAAACATCATCGAAAACGTTTACTCACCACGAGCCTTCATGGACCGTGTGATCGACACAGCGGCGCGAATCAAGATCGTTAACAAGCACGTTCCCAACGCTTGGGAATTCCGCCGCATGTTCAAGGGGTTCCGGACCATCGCCTGGCGAATGCTTCGAGACAAACGCACGCGTTACCTCTATCTCCGCAACTTCGTCCGTGCGTCGCTGATGGGCCCGACCAAGTTCGAATACGCGCATACCGTCATGGGCAGTTTCCTGCACTTCGATTTGCAAACGCAGAAGATGCTTGATGCTCTCGACGTCTCCATCGACTTCGCCAAGAACCACGCGACCTACCCAAGAAGCGTCGCGGACATGCCTGCGATCGCTTCAACAAACAACCTGCATCCTTTGCCACTTGCTCAGACCGACGGCTGCAGCCCCCAGACCGAAGACAAATCAATATGACGACGCAACGTTGCGAACGAACGATCAGCGACCACTGGCCGGTAATCAACCAACCAGAAACTCGCGTCTCGCTGTTGGAACAGAATCAACCTGCAAATGCGTGTCATCTAAATTGCGACAACAGTATGCCTGACACAAGTGTCCGCTAAATCGATTGCTCCAATCTGATCAAGCATTCCTCCTAAAGGAAATCAGCACACCTTTACAAAGAGTTGACGGGTCATCGACTTCGATCGAATTGAAACTGGAAGGAAGATACCTTTTTTCTGGGTCAACCCAATTACAATGCCAACCGTCCTGCCGCCAAACGAAAGGTGGCTGGAACACCCACTCATCTTGTTTGTTCACCTTGGCTAGCGTTTGATGCCGCAACTAGACACAAATCCGCTCCCGGTCGGTGTCGTTTGCACAGACACGATCGAACAACTGGATCCCTTCGTCCCCAGTGCAGCGGTCACCGATCAACGGTTGACACAACGGCGGAACACCAATCCAGGCCGACGTCGGGCGACTCGGAATCAAGCGAACGGTTCCATGCAAGTCTTCCTGACTTGCGTGCCTCTCATCCTTGGCGATCTCGTTGCCTTGTTGGCTTCCGCGGCTGTCGCATATCTGCCCATCTTTACACTCGAATTGATCAACTGGCACTCGGGCCTTGGATTGCAAGCCGTTTGCCTAACGGTGTGCTATCTCGTTAGCGGGTCGATTTTGGGCCTCTATCCTGGCACTGGCATCAGTCCAGTTTTGGAACTCCGTCAAACGGTTCTCGCCGCCGCTTCGTCATTTGCATTTGTCATACTCGCAAATATGACCCTGGCGATCTTGAGCACTGGAGAGTTTCTACTTTGCTTGATCGGAATGTTTGTATCGGCCTTCTTCGTGCCGATCGTTCGATTGATCACCAGAAAGGTTTGCTCACGAACGAGTTGGTGGGGCGAGAACACCATCATCGTTGGATCAGGTCCTCAAGGTCGCGCATTGTTCCGCTTCTATAGTCGGGTCCCACAGCGTGGGCTCCGGCCGATCGGCGTGGTGGACTTCCCACGCCAAACCAGTGACGTCCTTTCGGAAGATCTCCAAGGTATTCCATACCTTGGATCCGTGCAGCGTCTGGATCGACTTCGACGAAAGCTCCAAATCCGTTGGGCAATCGTTGCACCAGGTGGATGCGAACAGATTGACATGAACGAAGTTATGTCGCATGCGGGAAACGTTCCCAACCTACTGGTGCTACCATCACAGGTTCTGCTTCCAAGCCTTTGGACCAACACCCGTGAGTGTGCTGGAGTGATGGGCGTCCATCTGCGTGACCACTTGCGAAGCCCCATTAGTCGTTTCGTCAAACGAACAGTGGACTTACTCATTTCTACCGCAGCATTGATCTGCCTCTCGCCGCTCTTCGCATTGGTGGCGATCTACATCAAGCGAAAGAGTCCTGGACCTGTCTTTTACGGTCACAAACGGATCGGGCTCGGCGGAGAAACTTTCAAAGCGTGGAAGTTCCGCACAATGGTCACCGACGCAGATCAAGTCCTCGAACAATATCTCGAACAAGACCCAGAGATGCGTCGCCAATGGGTCGAAGACCAAAAGCTCAAGAACGACCCGCGAATCATTGCCGGCATCGGCCACTTCCTACGCAAGACCAGCCTGGACGAGATTCCTCAACTTTGGAACACGTTCAAGGGCGAAATGAGCCTGGTCGGCCCACGCCCCATCGTCTCGGATGAAATCGGTCGTTACCGAGAGATGTACCCGCTGTACTTGCGAGTCCGCCCCGGAATCACAGGCCTCT
Above is a genomic segment from Rhodopirellula bahusiensis containing:
- a CDS encoding B12-binding domain-containing radical SAM protein is translated as MIQPCFEQTNYWNFVESAKAIGAKATAPPLGLMTVAALLPQEWEFRIADQNVGEVDESDWQWADVICTGGMLPQQPGILQWVERANAEGKFVVVGGPDPTSQPQIYQDADVVIVGEGELTIPMWLDAWRDGNPKGQFESPHKPDVTTTPTPRFDLVDFNDYLHVGVQSSRGCPYNCEFCDIIELFGRRPRVKTPDQFLAELQKLYDLGYRGWVDFTDDNFIGNRKLIKPLLVALKQWNEDHNYPFVFSTEASINLADDKELLELMRDVQFRYVFLGIESPDEETLIHTQKRINTVHPIIDRVRTIYDHGISVAAGLIIGFDTDKPGTDGPMIRFIQESGITLSMVGLLSALPNTQLTRRLAKERRLIDSEHNWVQDPTVNYELRSAESKDQTISGMNFITTRDRVEIYQELRNIIENVYSPRAFMDRVIDTAARIKIVNKHVPNAWEFRRMFKGFRTIAWRMLRDKRTRYLYLRNFVRASLMGPTKFEYAHTVMGSFLHFDLQTQKMLDALDVSIDFAKNHATYPRSVADMPAIASTNNLHPLPLAQTDGCSPQTEDKSI
- the wbaP gene encoding undecaprenyl-phosphate galactose phosphotransferase WbaP, translated to MPQLDTNPLPVGVVCTDTIEQLDPFVPSAAVTDQRLTQRRNTNPGRRRATRNQANGSMQVFLTCVPLILGDLVALLASAAVAYLPIFTLELINWHSGLGLQAVCLTVCYLVSGSILGLYPGTGISPVLELRQTVLAAASSFAFVILANMTLAILSTGEFLLCLIGMFVSAFFVPIVRLITRKVCSRTSWWGENTIIVGSGPQGRALFRFYSRVPQRGLRPIGVVDFPRQTSDVLSEDLQGIPYLGSVQRLDRLRRKLQIRWAIVAPGGCEQIDMNEVMSHAGNVPNLLVLPSQVLLPSLWTNTRECAGVMGVHLRDHLRSPISRFVKRTVDLLISTAALICLSPLFALVAIYIKRKSPGPVFYGHKRIGLGGETFKAWKFRTMVTDADQVLEQYLEQDPEMRRQWVEDQKLKNDPRIIAGIGHFLRKTSLDEIPQLWNTFKGEMSLVGPRPIVSDEIGRYREMYPLYLRVRPGITGLWQVSGRNDTSYEQRIRLDSYYVCNWSPWLDTYIIFRTIRTMLFREGAY